A single genomic interval of Clostridium facile harbors:
- a CDS encoding AAA family ATPase produces the protein MSKVISVTSGKGGVGKSSFSCLLGRALAAKGKATVILELDCGLRGLDIMLGVSDSVYDFNDILHGRCSIKDAVNYVPDCKNLSLINAPSQFERFPTKEEVSAICSALKTKYDFVIIDTTAGYGLTDALATVSDTILLLVTPDPICVRDAAIVAAVLRKNKAAELRLIINKVSKEALKKDMVPDLDAVIDGVGVQLLGVVKDQQDIWYSTAKGLPLSTGSLSERTFQAIAKRLTGEHTPLVVQ, from the coding sequence ATGAGTAAGGTAATCTCAGTGACATCTGGAAAAGGTGGGGTTGGAAAATCCTCCTTTAGCTGCTTGTTAGGTAGAGCATTAGCAGCGAAAGGGAAGGCCACTGTGATTTTAGAGCTGGATTGTGGCCTCCGTGGCTTGGATATCATGTTAGGCGTTTCAGATTCTGTTTATGATTTTAATGATATCCTACATGGCAGGTGTAGTATAAAAGACGCTGTAAACTATGTACCAGATTGTAAAAATCTTTCATTAATCAATGCACCTTCACAATTTGAACGATTCCCTACCAAAGAAGAGGTTTCTGCCATTTGTTCCGCATTAAAAACCAAATATGATTTTGTAATTATTGATACAACAGCGGGCTATGGCTTAACAGATGCATTGGCTACAGTATCTGATACAATTTTACTTTTAGTTACTCCTGACCCAATTTGCGTCCGTGACGCAGCTATTGTAGCAGCTGTATTGCGGAAAAATAAAGCGGCGGAACTTCGACTGATTATTAACAAAGTTTCCAAAGAAGCGTTAAAAAAGGATATGGTACCGGATTTGGATGCGGTGATCGATGGTGTAGGTGTCCAGTTGCTAGGTGTGGTAAAAGACCAGCAGGATATTTGGTACAGTACAGCAAAAGGGCTTCCATTAAGCACTGGCAGTTTATCTGAACGGACGTTTCAAGCAATAGCCAAGCGGTTAACAGGCGAACACACACCGTTGGTAGTACAATAA
- a CDS encoding methylglyoxal synthase: protein MNIALIAHDSKKELMVQFCIAYCGVLSRHNLCATGTTGKLVSEATGLSIQRFLSGKQGGDQQISARIAYDEIDLLLFFRDALADKTREVNEMDMLRLCDVHNIPLATNIATAEVLIHGLERGDLDWRNIVNPQ from the coding sequence ATGAATATCGCGTTAATTGCGCACGACTCCAAAAAAGAACTAATGGTACAGTTTTGTATTGCGTACTGCGGCGTATTAAGCCGGCATAATCTGTGCGCTACTGGCACAACCGGAAAGTTGGTTTCTGAGGCGACAGGTCTAAGCATCCAACGTTTTTTAAGTGGTAAACAAGGGGGAGACCAGCAGATTTCTGCCCGTATCGCTTATGATGAAATTGACCTGTTGCTATTTTTCCGCGATGCTTTAGCGGATAAAACCAGAGAGGTAAACGAAATGGATATGCTCCGCCTTTGTGACGTGCATAACATTCCGTTAGCAACTAATATCGCAACTGCGGAGGTGCTCATCCACGGTTTGGAACGCGGTGATTTAGACTGGAGAAATATTGTAAACCCACAATAA
- the hisS gene encoding histidine--tRNA ligase, protein MKLLTKAPRGTQDILPKDSYKWQFIENLVLEAAGMFGFREIRVPTFEHTELFQRSVGDTTDVVQKEMFTFEDRGGRSLSLRPEGTAGTVRSVLETGIINDALPLKLCYILSCFRNERPQAGRFKEFHQFGIEMFGSALPSADAEVISVAYEIFDTLGIKNLELQINSIGCPECRKKYQEALKQYFYENIDQLCDTCKERLEKNPMRILDCKVESCKEITKNAPKVLDYICEDCAEHFQQVQQSLTAMGIPFTVNPNIVRGLDYYSRTVFEFVSNDLGAQSTVCGGGRYDTLVETMGGKPTPALGFGMGLERLLMVLEAQGIEIPEPNTCDLFIATIGQAAQLKATQLVYLLRKEGFYAETDTVGRSLKAQMKYADKIGAKLSCVLGDDEIQSCSAKVKDMEDGSVQQVEFKDLPNVVYEKQLKDLSDQIGDEDISF, encoded by the coding sequence ATGAAACTTTTGACCAAAGCACCAAGGGGAACCCAGGATATCCTTCCAAAGGATAGCTATAAATGGCAGTTTATTGAAAATCTGGTTTTGGAAGCGGCAGGTATGTTTGGTTTCCGTGAGATTAGAGTACCTACCTTTGAACATACTGAGTTGTTCCAGCGTTCGGTTGGGGACACTACTGATGTAGTACAAAAAGAGATGTTTACTTTTGAGGATAGGGGAGGGCGTTCCCTTTCCCTTCGTCCAGAAGGTACTGCTGGTACGGTCCGTTCTGTATTGGAAACAGGAATTATCAACGATGCTCTTCCATTAAAGCTTTGTTATATACTAAGTTGTTTTCGGAACGAACGTCCACAAGCAGGACGTTTTAAGGAATTCCATCAGTTTGGGATTGAGATGTTTGGTTCCGCTTTACCAAGCGCAGATGCGGAAGTGATTAGTGTTGCGTATGAAATTTTTGATACTTTAGGGATCAAAAATCTGGAATTGCAGATCAATTCCATTGGATGCCCGGAATGCCGCAAAAAATATCAAGAAGCATTAAAGCAGTATTTTTATGAGAATATTGACCAGTTGTGTGATACTTGTAAAGAGCGTTTGGAAAAAAATCCAATGCGTATTTTGGATTGTAAAGTAGAAAGTTGTAAAGAGATCACGAAAAACGCGCCAAAAGTATTGGATTATATTTGTGAGGACTGCGCAGAACATTTTCAACAGGTACAACAGAGCTTGACCGCAATGGGGATTCCGTTTACTGTGAATCCAAATATTGTACGTGGCTTGGATTATTACAGCCGTACCGTATTTGAATTTGTTTCCAATGATTTGGGAGCACAAAGCACCGTGTGCGGTGGCGGACGCTATGATACTTTGGTGGAAACCATGGGTGGAAAACCAACTCCTGCTTTGGGATTTGGTATGGGTCTGGAACGTCTGCTGATGGTATTGGAAGCACAGGGAATTGAAATTCCGGAACCAAATACCTGCGATCTTTTTATTGCCACGATTGGACAGGCAGCCCAGTTAAAAGCCACCCAGCTGGTTTACCTGTTGAGAAAAGAAGGGTTCTATGCCGAAACCGATACTGTGGGAAGAAGCCTAAAAGCCCAAATGAAATATGCGGACAAAATTGGTGCAAAACTTTCCTGCGTATTGGGGGATGATGAGATCCAAAGTTGTTCTGCTAAAGTAAAAGACATGGAAGATGGCAGCGTACAGCAGGTAGAGTTTAAGGATTTACCAAATGTGGTGTATGAAAAACAGTTGAAAGATTTAAGCGACCAAATAGGCGATGAAGATATTTCATTTTAA
- the aspS gene encoding aspartate--tRNA ligase, whose translation MDTMKGLKRTHYCVEVVNAAVGDEVVVCGFVQKRRNLGNLIFLDLRDRTGIVQLAFDDATDRAVFEKAAGCRSEFVVMAKGNIRERESKNKEIPTGDIEVFVSDLRVLSEAEVPPFEITDETKVNEELRLKYRYLDLRRSPMQHTLMMRHKIVKAARDYYDENGFIEIETPILIKSTPEGARDYLVPSRVHPGAFYALPQSPQLYKQLTMLAGFDRYMQIARCFRDEDLRADRQPEFTQIDLEMSFVDVDDVIAMNEGFMKYVFKRIMDIDIQTPFRRIPYEEAMNRYGSDKPDTRFGMELVDLSNLLQNTEFKVFAGALSTGSVRGINVKGGAEKLSRKEIDKLVEYVKTYRAKGLAYTRLNTEEGSSSYEKFLSEEEKTAIRQAMGAETGDVILIVADPSNSVVYDSLGALRCHLAEKLELIPENSFDLLWVTDFPLFEYDEEEDRYVAKHHPFTAVADEDVDKLLTDPAHCHAKAYDMVLNGCEVGGGSIRINNPELQKKMFQALGFSEEEAQERFGFLINAFQYGAPPHGGMAYGLDRLVMLMLNKPSIRDVIAFPKVQNASELMTQCPAEVDQKQLDELYIKTNLPQE comes from the coding sequence ATGGATACGATGAAAGGGTTAAAACGGACCCATTATTGTGTAGAAGTAGTTAACGCAGCAGTTGGCGATGAAGTAGTGGTATGCGGTTTTGTACAAAAACGCCGCAATTTAGGAAATCTGATTTTTTTGGATCTACGTGACCGCACCGGTATTGTGCAGTTGGCCTTTGATGATGCCACAGACCGTGCAGTATTTGAAAAAGCGGCTGGGTGCCGTTCAGAATTTGTCGTAATGGCAAAGGGGAACATCCGGGAGAGGGAGAGCAAAAACAAAGAGATCCCAACTGGGGATATTGAGGTTTTTGTTTCGGATTTGCGTGTCTTGTCCGAAGCAGAGGTTCCACCATTTGAAATTACCGATGAAACAAAGGTAAATGAAGAGCTGCGGTTAAAATACCGTTACCTGGATTTGCGCCGCTCACCAATGCAGCATACCTTGATGATGCGCCATAAAATCGTAAAAGCCGCTCGGGATTACTATGATGAAAACGGGTTTATCGAGATTGAAACCCCAATTTTAATTAAGTCCACCCCAGAGGGTGCCCGTGACTATTTGGTGCCATCCCGTGTGCATCCAGGAGCATTTTATGCCCTGCCACAGTCTCCACAGCTTTACAAACAGCTTACCATGCTTGCCGGTTTTGACCGTTACATGCAGATTGCCCGCTGTTTCCGTGATGAGGACTTACGTGCGGACCGTCAGCCTGAGTTTACCCAGATTGACCTGGAAATGAGCTTTGTGGATGTAGATGATGTCATCGCTATGAATGAAGGGTTTATGAAATATGTGTTTAAACGGATTATGGATATTGATATCCAAACCCCGTTCCGTCGTATTCCATATGAGGAAGCTATGAACCGTTATGGTTCCGATAAACCGGATACCCGTTTTGGCATGGAACTAGTGGACTTGTCCAACCTATTACAGAATACTGAGTTTAAAGTGTTTGCTGGCGCTTTATCCACTGGTAGTGTACGTGGTATCAATGTGAAAGGCGGGGCGGAAAAGCTTTCCCGTAAAGAAATCGACAAACTAGTGGAATATGTGAAAACCTACCGTGCGAAAGGATTGGCCTATACTCGCTTGAATACCGAGGAAGGGAGTTCTAGTTATGAGAAGTTCCTGAGTGAGGAAGAGAAAACAGCCATCCGTCAGGCAATGGGAGCAGAAACAGGGGATGTCATCCTGATCGTAGCTGACCCATCTAACAGTGTTGTATATGATTCTTTGGGAGCTTTACGTTGTCATCTGGCGGAAAAGCTAGAACTGATTCCAGAAAATAGCTTTGACTTGCTGTGGGTAACCGATTTCCCACTGTTTGAATACGATGAAGAAGAGGACCGTTACGTGGCAAAACATCACCCATTTACTGCAGTTGCGGACGAAGATGTGGACAAGCTACTGACCGATCCAGCTCATTGCCATGCGAAAGCTTATGATATGGTATTGAATGGCTGTGAAGTTGGGGGAGGGTCTATCCGTATTAACAACCCTGAATTGCAGAAGAAGATGTTCCAGGCACTTGGTTTCTCGGAAGAAGAAGCACAAGAACGGTTTGGCTTCCTGATTAATGCGTTCCAGTATGGCGCTCCACCACATGGCGGCATGGCGTATGGTCTGGACCGTCTGGTCATGTTGATGTTGAACAAACCAAGTATTCGTGATGTAATCGCGTTCCCAAAAGTACAGAACGCAAGTGAATTGATGACTCAATGTCCAGCAGAAGTAGACCAGAAACAGCTGGATGAACTTTATATTAAAACCAACTTACCACAAGAATAG
- a CDS encoding signal peptidase I translates to MNKKIKSALKTVGDFLSTFITAIVAIIAIVFVVIKVLGWSMFSVDSPSMSPQYPVDTLVVVQKIEPEKIQVGDVITYVLNEDGILVTHRVVDINHTDKTFITKGDANNTEDAAPVLWGNTVGKVAFGIPWLGKPMRFLTADENRPFVIGAIAILFILSLVWDIVARKNTKKKIDSEKDNSVLSSDHNVSES, encoded by the coding sequence ATGAACAAAAAAATAAAAAGCGCCTTAAAGACTGTAGGAGATTTTTTGTCCACATTTATTACTGCGATAGTAGCAATTATAGCAATTGTATTTGTTGTGATTAAGGTGCTTGGCTGGAGTATGTTTTCGGTTGACAGTCCCAGTATGTCCCCTCAATATCCGGTGGATACATTGGTTGTTGTACAAAAAATTGAACCAGAAAAAATACAGGTAGGCGATGTAATCACCTATGTACTCAATGAAGATGGTATACTTGTAACACACCGTGTAGTTGATATCAATCATACAGATAAAACCTTTATCACAAAAGGCGATGCGAACAACACAGAAGACGCGGCGCCTGTATTATGGGGAAACACAGTAGGTAAGGTTGCATTTGGCATTCCATGGCTTGGCAAGCCAATGCGTTTTTTAACCGCTGATGAAAATCGTCCCTTTGTGATTGGAGCAATTGCTATACTGTTTATCCTTTCTTTGGTTTGGGATATTGTCGCTAGAAAAAATACAAAGAAAAAAATAGATTCGGAAAAAGATAACAGTGTATTGTCATCGGATCATAATGTTTCAGAATCGTAA
- a CDS encoding AraC family transcriptional regulator has protein sequence MVQIDLDFYIKKALEQWQQFNQRIEGESSHPFHDPSDSPDIFTVPEKGLFLEGENIAISIQAKQLLNPDVFSSNQHEFLHHHNFFEFNYVVRGIVKNQLENAVMLQDNSKLLIMNPYAIHDPQLQTPDTILFNILIKKNWVEQVFVNLLSFNQSFFNFFLDAVYGLNHINPYLIFDNTPRLIFLIHQMIKEYFDHNLCYQQVLFAKLIELFAELTRQQSDHHQKENVKILQNRDLSSVLHYIQNNYATVTLEEVADKFYFSTSYLSKLIKANTNLNFTEHITHLKLQSACNYLTHSDLPIDKITEIIGYNDSSYFSKVFRKQYGMTPKQYRQIQISSLSSVHD, from the coding sequence ATGGTACAAATTGATTTGGACTTTTATATAAAAAAGGCATTGGAACAATGGCAGCAGTTTAATCAGCGTATAGAGGGGGAGTCCTCTCATCCATTCCACGATCCAAGCGATTCCCCAGATATTTTTACTGTGCCAGAAAAAGGGCTGTTTTTAGAAGGAGAAAATATCGCGATTTCGATACAAGCAAAACAATTGTTAAACCCTGATGTATTTTCCTCCAATCAACACGAATTTTTACACCACCACAATTTTTTTGAATTTAACTATGTGGTAAGGGGAATTGTTAAAAACCAGTTAGAAAATGCAGTGATGCTACAGGATAACAGTAAATTATTAATTATGAATCCCTACGCTATCCACGATCCTCAACTACAAACACCGGATACGATCCTATTTAATATTTTAATTAAAAAGAATTGGGTGGAACAGGTCTTTGTTAATCTACTTTCGTTTAACCAGTCTTTTTTTAATTTTTTCTTGGATGCTGTTTATGGTTTAAACCATATTAATCCATACCTGATTTTTGATAACACACCCCGCTTAATTTTTTTAATTCATCAGATGATTAAAGAATATTTTGACCATAACCTTTGTTACCAGCAGGTATTATTTGCTAAATTAATTGAATTATTTGCAGAGCTGACCCGGCAACAGAGCGACCACCACCAAAAAGAAAATGTAAAAATCCTGCAAAATCGGGATTTATCCAGTGTGTTACATTATATCCAAAACAATTATGCCACTGTTACGTTAGAAGAAGTGGCGGATAAGTTTTACTTTTCTACCAGTTACCTTTCCAAGCTCATTAAAGCCAATACCAATTTAAACTTTACCGAACATATTACTCATCTTAAACTGCAAAGTGCCTGCAATTATTTAACCCATTCTGACTTACCCATTGATAAGATTACCGAAATTATTGGTTATAATGACTCCAGCTATTTTTCCAAGGTGTTCCGGAAACAGTATGGTATGACCCCCAAACAATACCGGCAAATCCAAATATCCTCCCTTTCAAGTGTTCATGATTAA
- a CDS encoding glycosyl hydrolase translates to MKKAGKLVALLTATSLMVASFAGTGLLSATAAEETSGFAQSFANPSTDQRMKVRTWWPSADISEEEIKEEVKQIADAGFGCIELIGITESFAARGEHGIDAEKDGWGSANWNKAVEILMREAEKYNIYVDLTIGPRWPAGIPNLDPNSDAAFRKLTYNAITETATMEEKTYQLPEAPTLSGDVITSQEFVGLVAAKVNRSSSKVNVQSGWGGTTYSVVNDSNIDESTLTVVDNKNIHLQDGTFTFTAPSEGEWVFYAYWAVGTGQTSGDTVPTAYVVNHLNKSGTQAIIDYWENNLLTDEMKEHYATYGGDLFEDSLELTAVDLPWCNEMAEYFQDNKGYNLIQYLPLLMGKLGTGSGITQVAETDIGEGDNRIPAGTTYTINNTATIDNAADQEAICNDFNENLSDMYIENHVKVIQEWCNSHNIKYRAQAQGTSDNNWVDSIEAASYLDVVEGETLGMNKSPDAFRSLAGAANMSGTEIVSVELGADFGALYQITWQHLIELVNRTASSGANQYVLHGFATRSQANSHTAWPGWMPFDEPRFSESWNSSQPSWDYMKQDFVDYVSRLQATLQYGKADVDFAVYRDDLGIRTDEGHTQGVLYLDENATPTDNPVANLGYSYNYISPGNFALDNAVVKDGELNPEYAGYQAIVINNEIKMNLENAQKILDYAKAGLSIVLIGTTPTQDDSFGVNDDTAVAAIFAELKTLDNVTSIVDESSLPTALKSLGVEPSASFENSQKISVQHRYTQDADLYYLYNNSSSNDYGSNDLYHNDANTINTTVTLEGAGMPYAMNLWTGDITPIMEYTNNGDGTISMDISIMDNEAMVIGITDDPSYFGQKAQETATSKQGDGTIISTDHGVVYRTTNVGDYSVALGENSYTGKVEEIAGTQLLQTGWNLTVTSWEPGEKALLAKDDPNYDARDINKRELDSIALDELKPWNEIEGLQDISGQGFYTNTFIVDGNFDGAYLDLGESYDNILEVTLNGQVLPAIDQFNHILDLGSYLVPGENTLTIRTGTTLAAAVRKAGGNVGSTDTSKVYPTTYGLLGDISITPYVDVVLQDDTNSSETPSTPPNSSEETQTPSSPTPSEQTPTTGDAFPIALAVGAVLVAGTTVLVIKRKKF, encoded by the coding sequence ATGAAGAAGGCAGGAAAATTAGTTGCGCTATTGACAGCAACCAGTTTGATGGTGGCAAGTTTTGCAGGAACAGGATTATTATCCGCTACAGCCGCGGAAGAAACATCAGGGTTCGCACAATCCTTTGCAAACCCATCTACTGACCAAAGGATGAAGGTGCGTACCTGGTGGCCAAGCGCTGATATTTCTGAGGAAGAAATTAAAGAGGAAGTAAAACAAATTGCCGATGCGGGATTTGGCTGCATTGAATTAATCGGGATTACCGAGAGTTTTGCAGCACGCGGGGAACATGGCATTGATGCGGAAAAAGACGGTTGGGGCAGTGCGAACTGGAATAAAGCGGTAGAAATTTTGATGCGGGAAGCAGAAAAATACAATATCTATGTGGACTTAACGATTGGACCACGTTGGCCCGCAGGAATTCCAAATCTTGATCCAAACAGCGATGCGGCGTTCCGCAAATTAACCTATAATGCGATAACAGAAACTGCCACAATGGAGGAAAAAACCTACCAATTGCCTGAGGCGCCAACATTATCTGGGGACGTAATTACCAGCCAGGAATTTGTTGGATTGGTAGCGGCAAAAGTAAATCGTTCATCTTCTAAAGTAAACGTACAAAGTGGATGGGGAGGAACTACCTACTCTGTTGTAAACGACAGCAATATTGATGAATCTACCTTGACTGTGGTAGATAACAAAAATATACATTTGCAGGATGGAACTTTTACCTTTACTGCTCCATCCGAAGGTGAATGGGTGTTTTATGCTTATTGGGCTGTAGGGACCGGACAAACCTCCGGCGATACTGTCCCAACAGCTTATGTGGTAAACCATCTCAACAAATCGGGGACACAGGCAATTATTGATTACTGGGAAAACAATCTGTTAACCGATGAAATGAAAGAACATTATGCTACTTATGGTGGGGACTTATTTGAGGATTCTTTGGAGTTAACTGCTGTTGACCTGCCTTGGTGCAATGAGATGGCAGAGTATTTTCAAGATAATAAAGGATATAATCTAATCCAATACCTTCCTCTGTTAATGGGAAAATTGGGAACAGGATCTGGCATTACACAGGTGGCAGAAACAGATATTGGCGAAGGGGATAATAGAATCCCAGCCGGTACCACATATACCATTAATAACACCGCTACGATTGATAACGCAGCTGACCAGGAAGCAATCTGCAATGATTTTAATGAAAATCTGAGCGATATGTATATCGAAAACCATGTAAAGGTGATTCAAGAGTGGTGTAACAGTCATAATATTAAATATCGTGCCCAAGCGCAGGGAACTAGTGATAATAATTGGGTCGATTCTATTGAAGCGGCGTCCTACCTGGATGTTGTAGAAGGGGAGACCCTGGGTATGAACAAAAGCCCGGATGCATTTCGTTCTCTAGCTGGTGCCGCAAATATGAGCGGGACAGAGATTGTTTCGGTTGAGTTAGGTGCGGATTTTGGCGCATTATATCAAATAACATGGCAACATTTGATAGAATTGGTTAACCGCACAGCATCTTCCGGCGCAAACCAATATGTATTGCACGGTTTCGCAACCCGGTCCCAAGCGAATTCCCATACTGCATGGCCGGGATGGATGCCTTTTGATGAGCCAAGATTCTCAGAATCCTGGAACAGCTCCCAGCCATCCTGGGACTATATGAAACAAGATTTTGTAGATTACGTATCCAGGTTGCAGGCAACTCTTCAGTACGGAAAAGCAGATGTTGATTTTGCTGTATACCGTGACGATTTGGGGATTCGTACCGATGAAGGACATACCCAAGGTGTCCTGTATTTGGATGAAAACGCTACTCCAACCGATAACCCAGTAGCGAATTTAGGCTATTCTTATAACTATATTTCTCCAGGCAACTTTGCATTGGATAATGCTGTTGTAAAAGATGGCGAGTTGAACCCAGAATATGCAGGATATCAGGCGATTGTCATTAACAATGAAATAAAAATGAACTTGGAAAACGCACAAAAGATTTTGGACTACGCAAAAGCAGGATTATCAATTGTACTGATTGGAACAACACCAACCCAGGACGACAGCTTTGGTGTAAATGACGATACAGCGGTGGCAGCAATCTTTGCGGAATTAAAAACACTGGACAACGTGACATCTATTGTGGATGAATCCTCTTTACCGACTGCATTAAAATCCCTTGGTGTAGAACCAAGCGCATCATTTGAAAACAGCCAAAAAATTTCTGTTCAACATCGTTATACTCAGGATGCTGACCTGTATTATTTATACAATAATTCCAGCAGCAACGATTATGGCTCCAACGATTTATACCATAACGACGCCAATACGATCAACACAACAGTAACATTAGAAGGTGCTGGTATGCCATACGCCATGAATTTGTGGACAGGCGATATTACACCTATTATGGAATATACCAATAATGGAGATGGAACGATCAGCATGGATATTTCCATTATGGATAATGAAGCGATGGTAATTGGTATTACAGACGATCCAAGCTATTTTGGACAGAAAGCACAAGAAACAGCAACAAGCAAACAAGGTGACGGAACAATAATATCCACTGACCATGGTGTAGTTTACCGTACTACCAATGTTGGCGATTATAGTGTTGCATTAGGAGAAAATTCCTACACTGGCAAAGTGGAAGAAATAGCAGGGACGCAATTGTTGCAAACAGGCTGGAACCTGACTGTAACCAGTTGGGAGCCAGGAGAGAAAGCACTATTGGCAAAGGATGATCCAAACTATGACGCAAGGGATATCAACAAGCGGGAACTTGATTCAATCGCATTGGATGAGCTGAAACCATGGAACGAAATTGAAGGATTGCAGGATATTTCCGGGCAAGGATTCTATACCAATACCTTTATAGTAGATGGGAACTTTGACGGCGCATACTTGGACTTAGGAGAAAGCTATGACAACATTCTGGAAGTAACCTTAAATGGACAGGTACTGCCGGCAATAGACCAATTCAATCATATATTGGATTTGGGTAGTTATCTGGTACCAGGAGAAAACACTTTAACCATTCGTACAGGAACTACCTTAGCAGCGGCAGTACGCAAAGCAGGCGGGAATGTTGGAAGCACCGATACTTCTAAAGTATATCCAACTACCTATGGTCTGCTGGGCGATATCAGTATCACTCCTTATGTTGATGTGGTATTACAAGATGATACAAATTCTTCTGAAACACCAAGTACACCACCTAACTCTTCCGAAGAAACACAAACACCATCTAGTCCTACACCATCCGAACAAACTCCAACAACAGGGGATGCTTTCCCAATTGCTTTGGCAGTAGGGGCAGTTTTAGTAGCAGGAACAACTGTTTTGGTTATCAAACGCAAAAAATTCTAA
- a CDS encoding WD40/YVTN/BNR-like repeat-containing protein → MKRLGILLLCVFLLMGGTACQSTGHIAPKETKAFTLEQQNIDFISSLNKGEGDHKQSEDVVEMFAAAYQAFPLVENTNGEEQLMKITITNGGPQDFVAQGLYLGWLDDGTGYHVQETIEVVKDKENYQVIAMGAVEQTELDTVFYEMIVGTVEQEKRYQLNPGENRYYVLDLLTGKQDDFPKELPEAAVYGSSDINGMIAVAGACRTENAVGTWSAENGWQLHQVDGLLDHIIESVFVNFSDSQHGVFAANADRQMGYYNNLVYYTNDGGTTWNSCTSPIYSPPISCVGISEAGKIFVSYGNITNGSLGSLFCSMDGQNWTEIPLTLPEEQKGFYTVVDDIEFDGQEGTLFMTGGEGSRAKFLSHDGGDSWNFDSVVTQ, encoded by the coding sequence ATGAAACGGCTTGGAATTTTACTTTTATGTGTATTTCTCTTAATGGGCGGTACTGCTTGTCAATCTACAGGACATATAGCGCCAAAAGAAACAAAAGCCTTTACCTTGGAGCAACAAAATATAGATTTTATTTCTTCCTTAAATAAAGGAGAAGGAGACCATAAACAATCCGAAGATGTAGTAGAGATGTTTGCGGCCGCTTATCAGGCGTTCCCTTTGGTGGAAAATACAAATGGAGAGGAACAGTTAATGAAGATTACCATTACCAATGGCGGTCCACAGGATTTTGTAGCACAGGGATTATACCTGGGCTGGCTGGATGATGGGACGGGATATCATGTCCAGGAAACAATTGAAGTGGTAAAGGACAAGGAAAATTACCAGGTAATAGCAATGGGGGCGGTTGAGCAAACAGAATTGGACACCGTTTTTTATGAAATGATAGTTGGAACCGTGGAGCAGGAAAAGCGGTACCAGTTGAATCCAGGAGAGAATCGGTATTATGTACTGGATTTATTAACAGGGAAACAAGACGATTTTCCAAAAGAACTGCCAGAAGCGGCGGTATATGGTTCCAGTGATATCAATGGGATGATTGCCGTAGCGGGAGCGTGCCGCACGGAAAATGCAGTGGGAACCTGGTCAGCTGAAAATGGATGGCAACTACATCAGGTAGATGGATTGCTTGACCATATCATAGAATCGGTATTTGTCAATTTTTCAGATAGCCAGCATGGCGTTTTTGCGGCAAATGCAGATAGGCAAATGGGATATTACAACAATCTGGTTTATTATACCAACGATGGGGGAACCACATGGAACAGTTGTACAAGCCCTATTTACTCCCCACCGATATCCTGTGTTGGTATCTCAGAAGCAGGGAAAATTTTTGTGTCATATGGAAATATTACGAATGGTAGCCTTGGATCATTATTTTGCTCTATGGATGGACAGAATTGGACGGAAATACCATTAACATTACCAGAAGAACAAAAAGGATTTTACACAGTTGTGGATGATATAGAGTTTGATGGGCAGGAAGGAACGCTGTTCATGACTGGTGGGGAAGGCTCCAGAGCAAAATTTCTCTCCCACGATGGAGGGGATAGCTGGAATTTTGATTCTGTCGTTACCCAGTAA
- a CDS encoding helix-turn-helix domain-containing protein, whose amino-acid sequence MNTVDAIKSRILQLCGQNDLTINGLADLCGIPPSSVKNILYGKSMNPKIATIKMICDGLGITLSQFFDTPEFNSLEQDIQ is encoded by the coding sequence TTGAACACAGTAGACGCAATTAAATCAAGAATTTTACAATTATGCGGACAAAACGATTTAACAATTAATGGACTAGCAGATTTATGTGGTATACCGCCTTCCTCTGTGAAAAATATTTTATATGGGAAAAGCATGAATCCTAAAATCGCGACCATTAAAATGATTTGTGATGGCTTAGGAATCACATTATCCCAATTTTTTGATACGCCAGAATTTAATTCATTAGAGCAGGATATCCAATAA